A single window of Paenibacillus sp. SYP-B4298 DNA harbors:
- a CDS encoding sugar-binding protein has protein sequence MLRKGSRALQRYVTVFMSIFSLMLMTIVGPFSLTSASAAPSLPHLKQKGPITLSIGDTHTFEIAKYPKNATSVWSSDHKAVATVDQNGQVQAVSAGTATISCVITVDNKKHTLAAKVIVKEKTMNPGPGKIKVDKNGVDAQGRMVAYFGSPVIDGTVDPVWATAQPIVPQHISPKTDASVSFRALWDDQALYILAEVKDKELSVQSSTPHMQDSVEIFLDERNDKTKEYGPDDLHIRINYENKMTIDNGNPDMYYSAAKRTKDGYLVESRIALKTKPENGTVFGIELQVNDAKGTERIGSINAFDGTGTAWHDPSTFGAIVLAGKSAHDVSGKNPYDLLNLIKRALKLDLKRYSNAGIVSDTLTNVMTENVLGGSTITQKQLDQQYAALQAAIDKLVMTEEAANEKYFQPLPDGYRLPSDKPGVIQTLHYKTPNTENGLDDKKMHVYLPYGYDAKATDKKYNVLYMMHGGGENEDLLFGGPGQDRELKRILDHMIANGDIEPLIVVTPTFNGGKKDVSLFHEELLGKIIPTVETQFNTYAKSGSLADLKASRAHRAIGGFSQGSVTTWFAYINALDYFKHFIPLSGDSWVIEPRGGGLKPKETAEYLANVARKSGYKPLDYYIFSATGDLDIAYANLKPQVDAMKQLTDAFIYSSNPSKGNFYFLEAEGGTHAWGWQNQYIYNILPDLFHK, from the coding sequence ATGTTGAGAAAAGGAAGCCGCGCATTGCAACGTTATGTAACCGTATTCATGTCCATTTTTTCCCTGATGCTCATGACGATTGTGGGGCCATTCAGCCTCACCTCTGCTAGCGCTGCCCCGTCGCTCCCTCACCTTAAGCAGAAGGGTCCGATCACCTTATCCATCGGTGACACACACACGTTCGAGATTGCCAAGTATCCGAAGAATGCTACGTCTGTATGGAGCAGCGACCACAAGGCGGTGGCTACCGTCGATCAGAACGGCCAGGTGCAGGCTGTCAGCGCTGGCACGGCAACCATTAGCTGTGTCATCACGGTGGACAACAAGAAGCATACACTCGCCGCCAAAGTCATCGTAAAGGAGAAAACCATGAATCCAGGACCTGGCAAGATTAAGGTAGATAAGAACGGAGTCGATGCTCAAGGTCGAATGGTCGCCTACTTCGGCTCGCCAGTCATCGATGGCACCGTCGATCCGGTCTGGGCGACGGCGCAGCCGATCGTGCCGCAGCATATCTCGCCGAAGACGGATGCCTCCGTCTCCTTCCGGGCACTGTGGGATGATCAGGCGCTCTATATCCTCGCCGAGGTCAAGGACAAGGAGCTGTCCGTTCAATCCAGCACGCCGCATATGCAGGATTCTGTAGAAATCTTCCTTGATGAGCGCAATGACAAGACGAAGGAATACGGCCCCGACGATCTGCATATCCGCATTAATTACGAGAACAAAATGACGATCGATAACGGGAACCCCGACATGTATTATAGTGCTGCCAAGCGAACAAAGGACGGCTATCTCGTCGAGTCGAGAATTGCACTGAAGACGAAGCCGGAAAATGGCACCGTATTCGGCATCGAGCTGCAGGTCAATGATGCGAAGGGCACCGAGCGAATCGGCAGCATCAATGCATTCGACGGCACTGGCACCGCATGGCATGACCCATCCACATTCGGAGCAATCGTGCTCGCCGGCAAATCCGCCCATGACGTCAGCGGCAAAAATCCATACGATCTGCTGAACCTGATTAAGCGTGCACTCAAGCTCGATCTGAAGCGTTATTCCAATGCCGGCATCGTCTCGGATACGCTCACGAACGTCATGACCGAAAATGTGCTTGGTGGAAGCACCATCACCCAGAAGCAGCTCGATCAGCAGTACGCCGCGCTCCAAGCTGCCATCGACAAGCTGGTCATGACCGAGGAGGCCGCCAACGAGAAATACTTCCAGCCGCTCCCGGACGGCTATCGATTGCCTAGCGATAAGCCAGGTGTCATCCAAACCTTGCATTACAAGACGCCTAACACCGAGAACGGCCTCGATGACAAAAAAATGCACGTCTATCTTCCTTACGGCTACGACGCCAAGGCGACCGACAAAAAATACAACGTGCTCTATATGATGCACGGCGGCGGCGAGAACGAGGACCTCCTCTTCGGCGGGCCGGGCCAGGACAGAGAGCTGAAGCGCATCCTCGACCATATGATCGCCAATGGCGACATCGAACCGCTGATTGTCGTCACACCGACCTTTAACGGGGGTAAGAAGGATGTCTCGCTCTTCCATGAGGAGCTGCTCGGGAAGATCATCCCGACTGTGGAGACCCAGTTCAACACCTATGCCAAATCTGGCAGCCTGGCGGACTTGAAGGCTTCCCGCGCCCATCGGGCGATTGGCGGCTTCTCGCAAGGGTCAGTCACCACATGGTTCGCCTATATTAACGCTCTGGATTACTTCAAGCACTTCATCCCGCTCAGCGGCGACAGTTGGGTCATCGAGCCGCGCGGAGGCGGGCTGAAGCCGAAGGAAACGGCTGAATATCTGGCCAACGTAGCCCGAAAATCCGGCTACAAGCCACTTGACTACTATATCTTCAGCGCGACAGGCGATTTGGATATCGCATACGCCAATCTCAAGCCTCAGGTTGATGCCATGAAGCAACTGACCGATGCCTTCATCTACTCGTCGAACCCGAGCAAAGGCAATTTCTACTTCCTCGAAGCCGAAGGCGGAACACATGCTTGGGGCTGGCAGAACCAGTATATCTACAACATCCTGCCTGACCTTTTTCACAAATAA
- a CDS encoding LacI family DNA-binding transcriptional regulator, translating to MSMTTIKDIAERTNLSVGTVSIVLNGRGDEMRISKRTQQRIMEAAQGLGYLPNVSARRLRQTHARNMPVIATFWPSDLSADLLGRFIMGAQSCVLAQEAEFEMTIHPYHRNDIDRIRAICGSGSYHGAILTGLLADEQQELEENRLSVPTVLFNRLSSVYSCAYVDTYEIGRKSAELFASRGHKRVGTIVPEYLVDTMKNLRFKGFVESCTKYGLELEPHHIQAATMTMAGGNAATKRILEGGEPLPTAMYFPLGPMAVAALPVFHRAGIVIPDQMEILTYGDHEAELYSVPSLSTVKLPVEEMAEECIRLVMARILDASAEPTAVQFETPFVFRESCGGFGSMR from the coding sequence ATGAGTATGACAACAATTAAGGACATCGCTGAACGAACCAACCTCTCGGTCGGAACGGTATCGATCGTGCTTAACGGGCGCGGCGACGAGATGCGAATTTCGAAAAGAACACAGCAGCGGATCATGGAAGCTGCGCAAGGTCTAGGTTATCTGCCGAACGTATCGGCTCGACGGCTAAGGCAGACCCATGCCCGCAACATGCCGGTCATCGCGACCTTCTGGCCATCGGATCTCTCGGCAGATCTGCTGGGACGATTCATCATGGGGGCTCAGAGCTGTGTGTTGGCGCAGGAGGCCGAGTTCGAGATGACGATTCATCCTTACCATCGCAATGATATCGACAGAATCCGTGCGATCTGCGGCAGCGGCAGCTATCACGGAGCGATATTAACGGGACTGTTGGCAGATGAGCAGCAGGAGCTGGAGGAGAACAGGCTCAGTGTACCGACTGTACTGTTCAATCGGTTGAGCAGCGTCTACAGTTGTGCCTACGTCGATACATATGAGATCGGCCGCAAATCGGCGGAGCTGTTCGCCAGTCGCGGCCATAAGCGAGTCGGTACGATCGTCCCCGAATATCTCGTGGATACGATGAAGAATCTCCGCTTCAAGGGCTTCGTCGAGTCCTGCACGAAGTATGGACTCGAGCTGGAGCCGCATCATATCCAGGCTGCCACGATGACGATGGCTGGCGGGAATGCGGCAACGAAGCGGATTCTCGAAGGCGGAGAACCGCTGCCGACAGCGATGTACTTCCCGCTCGGACCGATGGCCGTCGCTGCGCTGCCGGTGTTCCATCGGGCAGGGATCGTGATTCCTGATCAGATGGAGATTCTGACCTACGGCGATCATGAGGCGGAGTTGTACAGCGTGCCGTCGCTCTCGACAGTCAAGCTGCCTGTCGAGGAGATGGCCGAGGAGTGCATTCGCCTGGTCATGGCGCGTATTCTCGATGCTTCGGCCGAGCCGACTGCTGTCCAGTTCGAGACGCCGTTTGTCTTCCGTGAGTCCTGCGGGGGCTTCGGCAGCATGCGATAG
- a CDS encoding TetR/AcrR family transcriptional regulator, with the protein MDEIVALSKVSKTNIYYHYKSKEELLVAIVDQLISRYEERISRVLTQDMSIPAKLERLFRILTEDNEQIDYVGGCPFLTLYTQTSHSSSEARAKIKAFFDQQLQVVEKLLEEGVAKNELSRNLPIHETAALIVTSIEGALFLAKATNNSMLTQNLIQAFALMLK; encoded by the coding sequence ATGGACGAAATTGTTGCCCTCAGCAAAGTTTCAAAGACCAACATTTATTACCACTATAAAAGCAAGGAGGAGCTTTTGGTAGCAATTGTCGACCAATTGATCTCGCGGTATGAAGAACGAATATCCCGTGTCTTGACGCAAGACATGTCCATTCCTGCAAAGCTGGAGCGATTATTTCGAATCCTCACGGAGGATAATGAACAAATCGATTATGTTGGCGGATGTCCGTTCCTGACACTGTATACGCAGACCTCCCATTCCTCTTCGGAAGCGAGAGCTAAAATAAAAGCATTCTTCGATCAACAACTACAGGTTGTTGAGAAGCTGCTGGAGGAAGGCGTGGCAAAGAACGAATTGAGCCGGAATCTGCCCATCCATGAGACAGCGGCATTGATTGTCACCTCCATCGAAGGAGCTCTATTCCTAGCCAAGGCCACCAACAATTCAATGCTAACTCAGAATCTTATTCAAGCTTTTGCTTTGATGCTTAAGTAA
- a CDS encoding alpha/beta fold hydrolase has protein sequence MNIFLTGGTGYIGSHILAELISKHHDIIVLVRSLDRFQHTLRQLHLTEAQHVTAVIGDLSKPKLGLSANDYNRVQNSDIIIHAGGPMNIELSQTEAEQAFLNPAIELAELSEKIHMNKGLKQFIHVVGYMSPYNEQNAIDNLDAVLEEAPPYEKMKFQADSYIRKALKPLGIPLSTVNPSTVIGHSYSGITEQIGGLSILVDAVRRNLMPLVPGGKDYWLPMVHIDHVASFIVNLVQTKELASNTYYLLDPKQDSPSIRSLIRQIAIEMRVAPPLGTVPLALLKFLLRLGIGKRLGIPEESMSFLVKSEFPVASKLELERKNGAQTSVVPTTLPYVIADLDFRLSHPSSEHHEGFVQRRRSQLISLEKENPGTPVIFLHGTFSGSDCFVPIAKQLDDVNTWLVDLPGFGHSPRHHHPSLMDGYVEAVVEMIHELNRPVILIGHSFGGLIAAKVMERMEPQIRQLLLLQPVLHPIHAKYKYAGVTRSITKRISRSAFRKTLLKANDFIADGERLDHYSSYVIDDLRSARIRSTNAMVMSALTQAQSFELKPELWNAQKVRIHWGDRDAAHHIPERFKHIDTTFIPYGHQYPLEAPHQVAEWLRQVLDLELS, from the coding sequence TTGAACATATTCCTGACTGGCGGGACGGGTTATATCGGTAGTCATATTCTTGCGGAGTTAATATCCAAGCATCACGACATTATTGTACTCGTGCGAAGTCTGGATCGCTTTCAACATACCCTCCGGCAGTTACATTTGACTGAGGCGCAACACGTTACTGCAGTAATAGGAGATTTGTCGAAACCGAAATTAGGGCTATCCGCGAACGATTACAACCGAGTACAAAATTCCGACATCATCATTCATGCGGGCGGTCCCATGAATATTGAGTTAAGCCAGACTGAGGCCGAGCAAGCTTTTCTTAATCCTGCCATCGAATTGGCCGAACTTTCCGAAAAAATCCATATGAACAAAGGATTGAAGCAATTCATTCATGTTGTTGGCTATATGAGTCCATATAACGAGCAAAATGCTATTGACAATCTGGATGCCGTTCTTGAGGAAGCTCCCCCGTATGAGAAGATGAAATTTCAAGCGGATTCCTATATACGAAAAGCACTAAAACCGTTAGGCATTCCGCTGTCCACGGTTAATCCCAGCACCGTCATCGGCCATTCCTACTCGGGAATTACGGAGCAGATTGGCGGTCTTAGTATACTGGTAGATGCTGTGAGAAGGAATCTGATGCCACTCGTTCCAGGAGGCAAGGACTACTGGCTGCCGATGGTGCATATTGATCATGTCGCATCATTCATTGTTAACTTAGTGCAGACCAAGGAGCTTGCGAGTAATACGTATTATTTGTTGGACCCCAAGCAGGATAGTCCGTCGATCCGTTCATTGATCAGGCAAATTGCGATCGAGATGCGAGTGGCGCCGCCTTTGGGCACAGTTCCGCTTGCTTTGTTGAAGTTTTTATTAAGACTTGGCATCGGCAAGCGATTGGGAATTCCCGAAGAGTCGATGAGTTTTCTCGTGAAATCGGAATTCCCGGTTGCCTCGAAGCTTGAACTTGAGCGCAAGAACGGGGCACAGACATCCGTTGTTCCGACCACGCTTCCTTACGTCATCGCTGATCTTGATTTCCGGTTAAGCCACCCCTCATCCGAGCACCACGAAGGGTTCGTGCAACGCAGAAGATCCCAACTGATCTCGTTGGAAAAAGAGAATCCCGGTACACCGGTTATTTTCCTGCACGGAACATTCAGCGGGTCCGACTGTTTCGTTCCCATCGCGAAACAATTGGATGATGTCAATACTTGGCTGGTGGACCTTCCCGGATTCGGTCATTCGCCGCGTCATCATCATCCTTCTCTGATGGACGGCTATGTAGAGGCTGTGGTCGAAATGATTCACGAGCTGAATCGCCCTGTTATTTTGATTGGTCATTCGTTCGGCGGACTTATCGCTGCTAAGGTCATGGAAAGAATGGAGCCGCAGATCAGGCAACTCTTGCTATTGCAGCCCGTACTGCATCCCATTCATGCCAAATATAAATATGCAGGTGTTACCAGGTCGATTACAAAGCGTATATCTCGCTCCGCGTTCAGAAAAACACTGCTGAAAGCCAATGACTTTATCGCGGACGGCGAACGACTGGATCACTACTCGAGCTACGTCATTGATGATCTGAGGTCAGCCCGCATTCGTTCTACCAATGCAATGGTCATGTCAGCGTTGACGCAAGCACAGTCATTCGAGCTAAAGCCTGAATTATGGAATGCCCAAAAAGTGCGAATCCATTGGGGTGACCGGGATGCAGCACATCATATTCCAGAACGATTCAAGCACATCGATACAACCTTCATCCCCTACGGTCATCAATACCCTTTGGAGGCTCCGCATCAGGTGGCTGAGTGGCTTCGTCAAGTTTTGGATCTTGAGTTGTCATAG
- a CDS encoding Rpn family recombination-promoting nuclease/putative transposase, with translation MHDLLDPKIDFVFKRIFGSEENKDILLAFLNRTFMEAGEPPLTEIVLMNPYTDKDSPRDKQSIFDIQAKTAEGKLINVEMQLFNKYDNEKRTLYYWSKQYSGHLEEGQSYKKLKKCVTINILNFTILPNERYHNVFHLREDHSGIMLIDDIEIHIIELSKLNEQIIPNEGGLLNWLLFLKSEDTTNWEVLKVNEPTLGKAMTALEYLSQDAEARRMYEIRQKALHDEASMLEGARAEGESIGRSKEKLEVAKNMLDKGMDVTTIAELTGLPTEQLSKLKRTH, from the coding sequence ATGCATGATCTGCTTGACCCCAAGATTGATTTCGTATTCAAACGCATCTTCGGCAGCGAAGAGAATAAAGATATTTTGTTGGCTTTCCTTAACAGAACCTTTATGGAAGCTGGGGAGCCGCCTCTGACCGAGATCGTCCTGATGAACCCATACACGGACAAGGATTCACCGCGTGACAAGCAATCCATCTTTGACATTCAGGCCAAGACGGCTGAGGGCAAGCTCATCAACGTGGAGATGCAATTATTCAACAAGTACGATAATGAGAAGCGCACACTGTACTACTGGAGCAAGCAATATTCGGGACATTTGGAAGAAGGACAGTCCTACAAGAAGCTCAAGAAATGTGTGACGATCAATATTCTCAACTTCACAATCTTGCCTAATGAGCGTTATCATAACGTCTTCCATTTACGCGAAGATCACAGCGGCATAATGTTAATAGATGATATTGAAATACACATCATTGAACTATCAAAGCTGAATGAACAAATAATACCAAATGAAGGCGGCCTGCTCAACTGGCTGCTGTTCCTGAAAAGCGAAGATACAACCAACTGGGAGGTGTTGAAGGTGAACGAACCAACCCTGGGCAAAGCAATGACCGCATTGGAATATCTAAGCCAAGATGCAGAAGCACGTCGCATGTATGAGATAAGACAAAAAGCACTGCATGACGAAGCGTCTATGTTGGAAGGTGCTAGAGCAGAAGGCGAGTCCATTGGCCGCTCTAAAGAAAAGCTAGAAGTTGCGAAGAACATGCTGGATAAAGGCATGGACGTTACAACTATAGCAGAGCTAACGGGACTTCCCACCGAGCAACTGAGCAAACTGAAACGAACACATTGA
- a CDS encoding S-layer homology domain-containing protein, whose translation MRKRLIRMLAFLCCLVMVAHSMPASYAQGTDNIENADANETPTAMFGTPELGSNDPLWKQTMEHLINKSTVPADPRPHATGTARILWDHDYLYARVAVNDSNLYQGAGDNHQYDSLEFYVGTGSGGSNQWRVSATGVFSGQAAPGRAAWTQITESGYIVEMRIPKRTLNLEEGKLTFDVYINNSTEKGGDRYEVVSCFGDPDAGYSSSSSFTDSLQLTVASEVDSRFSITATAGPGGRITPNPPGDVLRVDKGSSREFTFTPDHGKIVDTVTVDGESVTLSAGTYTLANITADHTIHATFKNDPDAGLLPFIVWNDNFARGEYTTAVIIDLGEGKAAVGSELHPGLFTLSARNTTLNGEAVTLEGTRKITRVYANDEPKVRGYMGTVHHSPDYRDGLASGRYIVVETEFYSASGGSTTLDGNSNSTKQVYTLVQNDEIKLTEGSPLRNIVFEQEKVVNPILDKFTTPTGHSVNRSLYLHKDNNGEVVQGLPLYVYTHGMSRGGTSSATDQKAAMKSANGSVALMKKMEENPAKYASHILNISYNGTSTPSTDNVKRVIDELVASGAVNPNRIYAAGFSWGGQYTNTLVNTYPGFFAAAAPMSPVSGSPNASTNALHSNLAYWMFINAHNVGIYQTNLTNFINTNMPKMTNARASRFESNEALTWPYNQFDQPSQRPNPANTPALADYIAHEVEAAVLYNQITMGTWSIAPTAQSSSLPAWNNDYTDVFDWMFAQRKPDVPGAPVGFKATSGNRQVTLSWTAPTDDGGSAILGYKISYGDMAPVTLGATATGYTFKNLTNGQGYTFKIVAMNAKGDSAERSATATPTTPPMYYPSGSNTSNTGNTDSTGNTGSTGTGTDAGASKSPYTVNTPKDKPALTDNGGTTTLPGGGEIETKGGMKIKAPEGTTIDSNDTITLPANKSAKVTLPGGNSTVTLPGGSTIAGDGTITVGSGDAHVSLTNGNQVDIRGGSKIQSNGAIVVGSGGARARLDNGMSLNIHEGTELAVDNDTPLGFLVKSGIPFRDVTKDSSLYNHVNLAYTYGLFNGTTSTTFSPGASMTRAMFVQVLANLENVDLSGYTSSRFSDVTDGQWYTAAIEWAAEHGIVNGMNADLFAPHSPMTREQMLVILFNYMKHKGYEIAESDPMSFADEGEISSWALKAVQALPGIGIGFGKPEPDNFLAPKATVTRGEAASSFVRFVEHLAK comes from the coding sequence ATGCGAAAACGATTGATCAGAATGCTCGCGTTCCTCTGCTGCTTAGTAATGGTAGCGCATTCAATGCCTGCAAGCTATGCCCAAGGCACGGACAACATCGAGAATGCAGACGCGAATGAAACACCAACCGCCATGTTTGGAACGCCCGAGCTCGGCTCAAACGATCCACTCTGGAAACAGACAATGGAGCATCTCATCAACAAAAGCACGGTGCCCGCCGACCCCAGACCTCATGCCACGGGAACAGCCAGAATCCTCTGGGATCATGACTACCTGTATGCCCGCGTAGCTGTCAATGACAGTAATCTGTATCAGGGAGCTGGCGATAATCACCAGTACGACAGCCTGGAGTTCTATGTCGGCACTGGAAGCGGAGGCTCCAACCAATGGCGCGTCAGCGCAACGGGCGTATTCTCAGGGCAGGCCGCTCCGGGCAGAGCAGCATGGACCCAGATCACGGAGAGCGGATATATTGTGGAGATGAGAATACCCAAAAGAACGTTGAACTTGGAGGAGGGCAAGCTTACCTTTGACGTCTATATCAATAACTCGACGGAAAAGGGCGGTGACCGCTATGAAGTCGTTTCCTGCTTCGGAGACCCGGACGCGGGTTATAGCAGCTCGTCTTCATTTACAGACAGTCTTCAGCTCACTGTAGCCAGTGAAGTGGACAGCAGATTTTCAATTACCGCCACTGCAGGACCGGGCGGTCGGATAACGCCGAACCCGCCCGGCGATGTTCTGAGAGTAGATAAGGGCTCAAGCAGAGAATTTACGTTCACTCCCGATCATGGCAAAATAGTCGATACGGTAACGGTAGACGGGGAGAGTGTGACTCTATCTGCGGGCACGTATACCCTTGCGAATATTACGGCTGACCATACTATTCACGCGACATTCAAGAACGACCCGGACGCCGGGCTGCTTCCCTTTATCGTATGGAATGATAACTTCGCCAGAGGCGAGTACACGACGGCTGTCATCATCGACTTAGGCGAGGGAAAGGCGGCGGTAGGCTCCGAGCTTCATCCGGGCTTGTTTACCTTGTCCGCTAGGAACACGACCCTGAACGGCGAAGCAGTCACCTTGGAAGGGACGCGCAAGATCACAAGAGTGTACGCCAATGACGAACCGAAGGTACGCGGCTATATGGGGACGGTACACCATTCACCGGATTATCGGGACGGACTGGCAAGCGGCCGTTACATCGTCGTTGAGACTGAGTTTTATTCAGCAAGCGGCGGCAGTACAACGCTGGATGGCAACAGTAACTCGACCAAGCAGGTTTACACCCTCGTCCAAAACGACGAGATCAAGCTGACTGAAGGGAGCCCGCTTCGCAACATTGTGTTTGAACAGGAAAAGGTTGTGAATCCGATCCTGGACAAGTTTACAACACCTACAGGCCATTCGGTCAATCGCTCGCTCTATCTTCACAAGGATAACAACGGTGAAGTGGTGCAAGGCTTGCCGCTCTATGTCTATACCCATGGCATGTCACGGGGCGGCACAAGCTCAGCGACAGACCAAAAAGCGGCCATGAAATCCGCCAACGGCTCCGTTGCGCTGATGAAGAAAATGGAAGAAAACCCTGCCAAATATGCCAGCCATATATTGAATATTTCCTATAATGGCACATCTACGCCTTCCACAGACAATGTTAAAAGAGTTATAGACGAACTGGTAGCCAGCGGCGCAGTCAACCCGAATCGTATATACGCAGCGGGCTTCTCTTGGGGCGGCCAGTATACGAACACCTTAGTTAACACCTACCCCGGCTTCTTCGCAGCCGCCGCGCCGATGTCCCCGGTGAGCGGCTCGCCGAATGCGAGCACCAACGCTCTTCACAGCAACCTGGCCTACTGGATGTTTATCAATGCTCATAACGTTGGCATATACCAGACGAACCTCACTAACTTCATCAACACCAATATGCCGAAAATGACCAACGCGAGGGCTTCGCGCTTTGAGAGCAATGAGGCGCTTACGTGGCCCTATAATCAATTTGACCAGCCGAGTCAGAGACCGAATCCGGCCAACACACCTGCCCTGGCGGATTATATCGCGCACGAAGTTGAAGCGGCGGTTCTTTACAACCAGATAACTATGGGAACCTGGAGCATCGCTCCCACGGCGCAATCCTCCAGCCTGCCGGCTTGGAATAATGACTACACAGACGTCTTTGATTGGATGTTCGCGCAGAGAAAACCGGACGTGCCGGGTGCTCCGGTCGGCTTCAAGGCGACCTCAGGCAACAGACAGGTCACATTGAGCTGGACGGCTCCGACTGACGACGGTGGCAGCGCGATATTGGGCTACAAGATCTCGTATGGCGACATGGCGCCCGTCACACTGGGTGCGACGGCAACCGGATATACCTTCAAGAACCTGACAAACGGCCAAGGCTATACCTTCAAGATCGTTGCGATGAATGCGAAGGGCGACAGCGCGGAGAGGAGTGCGACGGCGACACCGACGACGCCGCCGATGTATTATCCTTCTGGCAGCAACACCAGCAATACAGGCAACACCGACAGTACGGGAAATACAGGCAGTACAGGCACCGGGACAGACGCTGGAGCGTCGAAGTCGCCCTACACAGTGAATACACCGAAGGATAAGCCTGCGCTCACAGATAACGGCGGTACCACCACCCTGCCCGGCGGCGGCGAGATTGAGACCAAGGGCGGCATGAAGATTAAGGCGCCCGAAGGTACAACGATAGACTCCAATGATACGATAACCCTTCCGGCGAACAAGAGCGCCAAGGTGACACTACCTGGCGGCAACAGCACAGTGACCCTCCCGGGCGGCTCGACGATCGCGGGCGATGGTACGATCACAGTAGGCAGCGGAGACGCACATGTGAGCCTGACGAACGGCAACCAGGTGGATATCCGCGGCGGATCGAAGATACAGAGCAACGGCGCGATTGTGGTAGGATCTGGCGGCGCGAGAGCCCGCTTAGACAACGGCATGTCGCTGAACATCCATGAGGGTACGGAGCTTGCGGTTGATAACGACACCCCGCTGGGCTTCCTCGTGAAGTCGGGCATTCCTTTTAGGGATGTCACCAAGGACAGCTCGTTGTACAACCACGTAAACCTCGCCTACACATACGGTCTGTTCAACGGCACGACATCCACGACCTTCTCACCGGGCGCCTCCATGACGCGCGCAATGTTCGTGCAGGTACTGGCCAATCTGGAGAACGTAGACCTCTCCGGCTACACGAGCTCCCGCTTTAGCGATGTGACGGACGGGCAATGGTACACGGCGGCAATCGAATGGGCGGCTGAACATGGCATCGTCAACGGTATGAACGCAGACCTGTTTGCCCCCCATTCACCGATGACTCGCGAACAGATGCTGGTGATCCTGTTCAACTACATGAAGCACAAGGGCTATGAGATAGCTGAAAGCGACCCTATGTCCTTCGCGGACGAGGGTGAGATCAGCTCATGGGCGTTGAAGGCCGTTCAGGCGCTGCCAGGCATCGGCATTGGATTCGGCAAGCCGGAGCCGGACAATTTCTTGGCTCCCAAGGCCACCGTCACCCGCGGCGAGGCAGCCAGCAGCTTTGTACGCTTCGTCGAACATCTGGCTAAGTAA
- a CDS encoding transposase, with amino-acid sequence MLKAILYGYSQKVYSCRGIEKLLRENLPEV; translated from the coding sequence ATGCTGAAGGCGATCCTCTATGGCTACTCGCAAAAGGTTTACTCCTGCCGCGGGATCGAGAAGCTGCTGCGCGAAAATCTCCCTGAGGTGTGA
- a CDS encoding MarR family transcriptional regulator, producing the protein MIALFYKPLFFIVQLSVASVTALLDWLEKRGWASREQNDKDRRMIHT; encoded by the coding sequence ATGATAGCTCTATTTTACAAGCCACTATTTTTTATTGTCCAACTAAGTGTAGCTTCCGTGACGGCGCTGCTTGATTGGCTGGAGAAGCGAGGGTGGGCCTCACGCGAGCAGAACGACAAGGATCGCCGGATGATTCACACCTGA